In one Melopsittacus undulatus isolate bMelUnd1 chromosome 4, bMelUnd1.mat.Z, whole genome shotgun sequence genomic region, the following are encoded:
- the EN1 gene encoding homeobox protein engrailed-1 yields the protein MEEPPEGHGHREAAPGPASSGSGSDGESVPVSPSPAPASPAAPCPLPLPRRRHPPPPPPPPHRTTNFFIDNILRPDFGCKKETPALAGGGGGSRERDGDRGQSSGRENVNPLLARPPNPPSLLCPDSNCRPDGPAPPPPPAAAKASPAAATAAAAAASGTVKPSAEGGETHPAKYGEHGSPAILLMGSNNGGPVIKPDSQQPLVWPAWVYCTRYSDRPSSGPRTRKLKKKKTEKEDKRPRTAFTAEQLQRLKAEFQANRYITEQRRQSLAQELSLNESQIKIWFQNKRAKIKKATGIKNGLALHLMAQGLYNHSTTTVQDKEESE from the exons ATGGAAGAGCCGCCGGAGGGGCACGGCCACCGAGAAGCGGCGCCTGGCCCGGCGagcagcggcagcggcagcgaTGGCGAGAGTGTGCCCGTGTCCCCGAGCCCCGCGCCCGCCTCCCCCGCCGCACCCtgccctctgcccctgccccgTCGCCGCCACCCGCCGCCACCCCCACCGCCTCCCCACCGAACCACCAACTTCTTCATCGACAACATCCTGAGGCCGGACTTCGGCTGCAAGAAGGAGACGCCCGCGCTggccggcggcggcggaggcAGCCGGGAGCGGGACGGAGACCGGGGGCAGAGCTCAGGTAGAGAAAACGTCAACCCGCTGCTGGCCCGGCCGCCCAACCCGCCCTCCCTCCTCTGCCCGGACTCGAACTGCCGTCCTGAcggccccgcgccgccgccgccgccagccGCCGCCAAAGCCAGCCCCGCCGCGGCgacagcggcggcggcggcggcgtcGGGGACGGTCAAGCCCTCCGCTGAGGGGGGCGAGACTCACCCGGCGAAGTACGGGGAGCACGGCAGCCCCGCCATCCTCCTCATGGGCTCTAATAATGGAGGACCTGTTATAAAGCCCGACTCGCAACAGCCGTTGGTGTGGCCGGCCTGGGTCTACTGCACTAGGTATTCAGACAGACCGTCCTCGG GCCCCCGCACCAGGAAGCTTAAGAAGAAGAAGACGGAGAAGGAGGACAAGCGGCCGCGGACGGCGTTCACAGCCGAGCAGCTACAGCGGCTGAAGGCAGAGTTCCAGGCGAACCGGTACATCACGGAGCAGCGGCGGCAGAGTCTGGCCCAGGAGCTCAGCCTCAACGAGTCGCAGATCAAGATATGGTTCCAGAACAAACGAGCTAAGATCAAGAAAGCGACGGGCATCAAGAACGGACTGGCGCTGCACCTCATGGCCCAGGGACTCTACAACCACTCCACCACTACCGTGCAGGACAAAGAGGAGAGCGAAtga